A single window of Leeuwenhoekiella sp. MAR_2009_132 DNA harbors:
- a CDS encoding fumarylacetoacetate hydrolase family protein yields MKIICIGQNYSEHIKELNSETPKEPLFYLKPDSAVLLNKHPFVIPEFTNEVHYEVEVLVRINRLGKYIAPKFAHKYYNEIGLGIDFTARDLQRECKAKGHPWEKAKAFDGSAVIGEWINKENFKDLRDIDFHLKKNDKIVQSGNTADMVYDIDTLIAYVSQYMTLKIGDILFTGTPAGVGPVAIDDKLTGYLNSQESFTLNIK; encoded by the coding sequence ATGAAAATTATATGTATAGGGCAGAATTATAGCGAACACATTAAAGAGTTAAACAGCGAAACCCCTAAAGAGCCTCTGTTTTATTTAAAACCTGATTCTGCTGTCCTACTTAATAAACATCCCTTTGTGATCCCTGAATTTACAAATGAGGTACATTATGAAGTTGAAGTATTAGTGCGTATAAACAGGCTTGGGAAATATATAGCGCCTAAATTTGCTCATAAGTATTATAATGAAATTGGTTTAGGCATAGATTTTACAGCAAGAGATTTACAACGAGAGTGCAAAGCTAAAGGACATCCCTGGGAAAAAGCTAAGGCTTTTGATGGCTCTGCTGTAATAGGCGAGTGGATTAATAAAGAAAATTTTAAAGATTTACGCGATATAGATTTTCATTTGAAAAAAAATGATAAAATTGTACAATCAGGAAACACTGCGGATATGGTCTATGATATTGATACGTTAATCGCATATGTTTCTCAATATATGACTTTAAAAATAGGAGATATCCTATTTACAGGAACCCCTGCAGGAGTTGGGCCTGTTGCTATAGATGATAAATTAACCGGATACCTAAACTCCCAAGAATCATTCACCCTAAATATTAAATAA
- a CDS encoding DUF4295 domain-containing protein — protein MAKKSVATLQTGSKRLTKAIKMVKSPKTGAYTFVEAVMAPEAVGEFLDKK, from the coding sequence ATGGCAAAGAAATCAGTAGCAACATTACAGACAGGGTCTAAACGTTTGACCAAAGCCATTAAAATGGTGAAATCTCCTAAAACAGGTGCTTACACATTCGTTGAAGCTGTTATGGCTCCAGAAGCTGTAGGTGAGTTTTTAGATAAAAAATAA
- a CDS encoding competence/damage-inducible protein A, giving the protein MRAHIITIGDEILIGQIVDTNSAFIAKELDKIGIEVYQMSSISDDRQHILDSLAAAEKTVDLVILTGGLGPTKDDITKHTLCEYFEDILVENAEVLEHVEHLFKHHVNRPILPANRSQAMIPSKASVLKNTYGTAPGMWLQSGNTVFISMPGVPFEMKSILTEEIIPRLQKEFNRPFIVHRTLQTYGVGESEIANTIEEWENNLPSDIKLAYLPALGKVRLRLSTKGADKAVLIENLDKQIALLNELIGDIIIGYDDAESIEAVVADLFKLKNKTLAVAESCTGGQIAAAITAIPGASAYFKGGMVTYATHSKVELLKIDQELIDKHSVVSAEVAEAMAVAVRNWYKSDYAISTTGNAGPLKGDSDAEVGTVFIGIATPEKVFSVEFKMGNHRERVISKSVNKAFELIQKEILKN; this is encoded by the coding sequence ATGCGGGCACATATCATTACCATAGGAGATGAAATTCTTATAGGGCAAATTGTAGATACAAATTCCGCATTTATAGCAAAAGAGCTTGATAAAATAGGTATAGAAGTATATCAAATGTCATCAATATCTGATGATAGGCAGCATATTCTAGATAGTCTTGCAGCTGCCGAAAAAACTGTAGATCTCGTTATTCTAACCGGGGGGCTTGGGCCAACTAAAGATGATATTACAAAACATACGCTGTGCGAGTATTTTGAGGATATACTGGTTGAAAATGCTGAGGTTTTAGAGCATGTCGAACACCTATTTAAGCATCACGTTAACCGACCTATATTACCGGCAAATCGCAGTCAGGCTATGATTCCCAGTAAGGCCTCGGTTTTAAAAAATACTTACGGTACTGCTCCGGGAATGTGGTTGCAGTCTGGCAACACCGTATTTATATCTATGCCCGGTGTACCTTTTGAAATGAAGTCAATTTTGACTGAAGAGATAATCCCGAGGTTACAAAAAGAATTTAACAGACCCTTTATTGTGCACCGTACTCTGCAGACGTATGGAGTAGGTGAAAGCGAGATTGCAAATACGATTGAAGAATGGGAGAACAACCTGCCTTCAGACATCAAATTAGCCTATTTGCCAGCTTTGGGTAAGGTGCGGTTACGATTGTCAACTAAGGGAGCAGATAAAGCAGTCTTGATTGAGAATCTAGATAAACAGATTGCTTTACTAAATGAACTTATAGGCGATATCATCATTGGCTATGACGATGCAGAATCTATTGAAGCAGTAGTTGCAGATTTATTTAAATTAAAAAATAAAACATTAGCTGTTGCAGAAAGTTGTACTGGTGGTCAAATTGCAGCTGCAATTACCGCAATTCCCGGGGCGTCGGCATATTTTAAAGGAGGTATGGTAACCTATGCAACGCATTCAAAAGTTGAGCTTTTAAAAATAGATCAGGAGCTTATAGATAAACACTCTGTAGTAAGTGCAGAAGTTGCAGAAGCCATGGCGGTAGCAGTGCGTAACTGGTATAAATCTGACTATGCAATTTCAACAACCGGTAATGCAGGACCTTTAAAAGGAGATTCAGACGCAGAAGTAGGTACCGTTTTCATAGGAATAGCTACTCCCGAAAAAGTTTTTTCAGTCGAATTTAAAATGGGAAATCATCGCGAGCGTGTGATTTCAAAGAGTGTGAACAAAGCTTTTGAGCTTATTCAAAAAGAAATTTTAAAAAACTAG
- the rpmG gene encoding 50S ribosomal protein L33: MAKKGNRVQVILECTEHKASGKPGTSRYITTKNKKNTPDRMELKKFNPILNKMTVHKEIK; the protein is encoded by the coding sequence ATGGCAAAGAAAGGCAATAGAGTACAGGTAATTTTAGAGTGCACAGAGCATAAGGCTTCTGGTAAACCAGGAACTTCTCGTTATATTACCACTAAGAACAAAAAGAATACCCCAGATAGAATGGAATTGAAAAAATTCAATCCTATCTTGAATAAAATGACTGTTCACAAAGAAATAAAATAA
- a CDS encoding carboxypeptidase-like regulatory domain-containing protein encodes MIRVAILFLVLFTGTLAAQSITLEGSVIDAKTQQKIPFANLIFSNYKIGTSANAKGDFKFTISEKLKNETVLVSCVGYNEEVVKAHELNEKPISLTQKTNELSEVTLYKMRLEKQKRINSFRGKQIVGLGNFSGGAYPSALARYYERPRGFEDACFIKEIEIQFYRILGKSSQQATFRLRILDVSQDGKPGRDLLDSDIIITKPEGNQKLTFDLSAYKVNVPEAGFFVSVEHIFIEENKFSESYTLKVNDTSGYREYKVDRYAPIFKGIETSSNNTITRCFYKSINGWKSIDLLNTEGSALNGKFPAPAFKLIFTD; translated from the coding sequence ATGATTAGAGTCGCTATACTTTTTCTGGTACTATTTACCGGAACATTAGCAGCTCAAAGCATTACTTTGGAGGGAAGTGTAATTGATGCCAAAACACAGCAAAAAATACCTTTCGCTAATTTAATTTTCTCAAATTATAAAATAGGTACTTCAGCAAATGCTAAAGGAGATTTTAAATTTACAATTAGCGAGAAGTTAAAAAATGAAACCGTTCTTGTAAGTTGTGTAGGGTATAATGAAGAAGTGGTAAAAGCTCATGAATTAAATGAGAAACCTATTTCATTAACTCAAAAAACAAACGAACTTTCTGAGGTTACCCTCTATAAAATGAGATTAGAAAAGCAGAAGCGTATCAACTCATTTAGAGGGAAGCAAATTGTAGGATTGGGTAATTTTAGTGGTGGTGCATATCCTTCAGCATTAGCGCGGTATTATGAACGTCCCCGTGGCTTTGAAGATGCTTGCTTTATTAAAGAAATTGAGATTCAGTTTTATAGAATTTTAGGAAAGTCTAGTCAGCAGGCCACTTTTAGATTACGCATCTTAGATGTTTCTCAAGATGGAAAACCTGGAAGAGATTTATTAGATAGCGATATTATTATTACTAAGCCGGAAGGAAATCAAAAGTTGACTTTCGATTTAAGCGCCTATAAGGTTAATGTGCCTGAGGCTGGTTTTTTTGTTTCCGTAGAACATATTTTTATTGAAGAAAATAAATTTTCAGAATCGTACACATTAAAAGTTAATGACACCAGCGGTTACCGCGAATATAAGGTTGATAGGTACGCACCAATTTTTAAGGGTATCGAAACGAGCAGTAACAATACAATTACCCGATGTTTTTATAAAAGTATAAATGGGTGGAAATCTATAGATCTTTTAAATACCGAAGGCAGTGCTTTAAATGGAAAATTTCCGGCACCTGCTTTTAAATTAATATTTACAGATTAG
- the rpmB gene encoding 50S ribosomal protein L28 — MSRVCELTGKKAMVGNNVSHAMNKTKRKFDANLIKKRFYIPEEDKWVTLKISTAALKNINKKGITAVLKEARAKGFLKK, encoded by the coding sequence ATGTCAAGAGTTTGTGAGCTTACGGGCAAAAAAGCAATGGTAGGGAATAATGTTTCTCACGCGATGAATAAGACAAAGCGTAAATTTGATGCCAATTTAATCAAAAAACGTTTTTACATTCCGGAGGAGGATAAGTGGGTAACATTAAAAATTTCTACTGCCGCTCTTAAAAATATAAATAAGAAGGGGATTACTGCAGTGCTTAAAGAAGCACGCGCTAAAGGCTTTCTTAAAAAGTAA
- the ftsY gene encoding signal recognition particle-docking protein FtsY — MSFLKKIFSKEKKETLDKGLEKTNTNFLSKLGKAVAGKNKVDDDVLDNLEDVLVSSDVGVATTIKIINRIEARVSRDKYLGTDELNAILREEIAGLMSETNSGDATDFSVPAKKPYVIMVVGVNGVGKTTTIGKLAYQFKKKGLKVVLGAGDTFRAAAIDQLQIWADRVDVPIVKQQMGSDPASVAFDTVQSAVKMDADVVIIDTAGRLHNKVNLMNELTKVKRVMQKVINDAPDEVLLVLDGSTGQNAFEQAKQFTAATEVTALAVTKLDGTAKGGVVIGISDQFQIPVKYIGVGEGIEDLQVFNKIEFVDSFFRV, encoded by the coding sequence ATGAGTTTTTTAAAGAAAATATTTTCCAAAGAAAAAAAAGAAACGCTAGACAAAGGTCTGGAGAAAACAAATACTAACTTTTTAAGTAAGTTAGGTAAAGCTGTAGCCGGTAAGAATAAGGTTGATGATGATGTTTTAGATAATCTAGAAGATGTGCTGGTTTCTAGCGATGTGGGTGTAGCTACTACGATTAAGATTATAAATCGTATTGAAGCCCGTGTTTCAAGAGATAAATACTTAGGTACCGATGAGTTAAACGCTATTCTTAGAGAAGAGATTGCCGGGTTAATGAGTGAGACTAACAGCGGTGATGCTACAGACTTTTCAGTTCCTGCAAAAAAACCGTATGTTATTATGGTTGTTGGCGTTAATGGTGTAGGTAAAACTACGACAATAGGAAAGCTCGCCTACCAGTTTAAGAAAAAAGGTCTTAAAGTGGTTTTAGGTGCCGGCGATACCTTTAGAGCAGCTGCAATTGATCAACTTCAAATTTGGGCAGATCGTGTAGATGTACCTATTGTAAAGCAACAAATGGGTAGTGATCCTGCTTCAGTAGCTTTTGATACTGTGCAGAGTGCTGTAAAAATGGACGCAGATGTCGTTATTATTGATACAGCAGGTCGTTTACATAATAAGGTTAACTTAATGAATGAGTTGACTAAAGTTAAACGGGTGATGCAAAAAGTGATTAATGATGCTCCAGATGAAGTATTATTGGTTTTAGATGGTTCTACCGGTCAGAATGCTTTTGAACAGGCTAAGCAGTTTACAGCAGCTACTGAGGTTACTGCACTTGCAGTTACTAAATTAGACGGAACAGCAAAAGGGGGTGTTGTTATCGGGATAAGTGATCAATTTCAGATTCCCGTAAAATATATAGGTGTGGGAGAAGGTATTGAAGATTTACAGGTTTTTAATAAGATTGAATTTGTAGATTCATTTTTTAGAGTTTAA
- a CDS encoding serine hydrolase domain-containing protein has translation MKFIVALIGLSLLWSCSSETDNIYRPEIEENLYFPPITGSSWETLNPVNLGWNAAGITELETFLQQTNTEAFIILVNGKIAFESYYNGSAATDLFTWNSAGKTLTAFTVGIAQQQGHLDLKDKTTDHLGRGWTSMTAEQEDAITLSNQLTMTSGGDFTAGDTGCYDANCLNYRSAPGTEWYYYNAYYTLLQPVLDATTPAGFNSFFTTELKDKIGLDGRWITLGYNNIYFSTARGMARFGLLNLNKGNWDSTEILNLEYWEKMTSTSQELNPSYGYLWWLNGKSGYKLPGSTQTFTGKLIPNAPDDLIAGLGANDKKLYVIPSKNMVIVRLGPAANEEDLRPTSYDNDLWEKLNKVF, from the coding sequence ATGAAATTTATAGTCGCTTTAATAGGACTGTCGTTACTTTGGTCGTGTTCCTCAGAAACAGATAACATTTATAGGCCAGAAATTGAAGAAAATCTATACTTTCCACCCATAACCGGCTCATCCTGGGAAACTTTAAATCCTGTTAATTTAGGTTGGAATGCCGCCGGAATCACCGAATTAGAAACTTTTCTTCAACAAACAAATACAGAAGCTTTTATAATTCTCGTAAATGGAAAAATTGCTTTTGAATCCTATTATAATGGAAGTGCTGCAACAGATTTATTCACCTGGAATTCTGCCGGAAAAACACTGACTGCATTTACAGTAGGTATAGCCCAGCAACAAGGTCATCTCGATCTCAAAGATAAAACAACTGATCATTTAGGTCGTGGATGGACGTCAATGACTGCTGAACAAGAAGACGCAATTACACTAAGCAACCAACTTACAATGACTTCCGGTGGAGATTTTACCGCAGGCGATACCGGTTGTTATGATGCAAATTGTCTCAATTATCGTTCTGCACCAGGCACCGAATGGTATTATTACAACGCCTATTACACCCTATTACAACCGGTTTTAGATGCAACAACTCCCGCAGGGTTTAACTCCTTTTTTACAACTGAATTAAAAGACAAAATAGGATTAGATGGTCGCTGGATAACTTTAGGCTATAACAATATCTATTTTAGTACGGCACGTGGAATGGCGCGTTTTGGTCTGCTTAATTTAAATAAAGGAAACTGGGATTCTACTGAAATTTTAAATCTTGAATATTGGGAAAAGATGACTTCAACCTCTCAAGAACTCAATCCCAGTTACGGCTATCTCTGGTGGCTCAACGGGAAGTCAGGTTATAAACTTCCCGGTTCTACCCAGACCTTCACCGGTAAACTAATTCCTAATGCTCCCGATGATCTTATTGCAGGGCTGGGCGCCAATGATAAAAAACTTTACGTAATCCCCAGTAAAAATATGGTGATTGTACGATTAGGACCAGCAGCAAATGAAGAAGATCTGAGACCAACTTCTTACGATAATGACCTATGGGAAAAGCTAAATAAAGTTTTTTAA
- a CDS encoding amidase family protein yields MKRILLLLALCAMVSCKESSNSSTSAAITETVNDTTVKEREFAVLDSKVLNFDKLWEPFNEDLAQFTDADYARVKMLAFERTIPEIQRAIVDGKLSYEDLVLFYLSRIKKYDRNNDLSLNSVIALNPNVVAEARTLDLQEKLLVDMYSIHGMPILLKDNINASGMPTTAGAVVFENNNAEDAFITKQLKANGALILGKANLSEWAYFFCNDCPSGYSAIGGQTLNPYGRKIHDTGGSSSGSGVSMAANFAVAAVGSETSGSILSPSSSNSVVGLKPTIGLLSRGGIVPISSTLDTPGPMTRSVIDNAILLQAMTGFDDEDAKAVSLKAPKTDYVLALKNLNASEYLKGKRLGYYKSYEDTLYVQAVNALKDAGATLIELERSEIDLPQFLRLLNLDMQKDLPDYISKYGAKTLAVKDLNDITAYNKEDSLIRMPYGQELLYGVLADSASTEEFTAIKDILERNGRQFFDEPIKANNLDAVLSINNYMAGFAAVAKYPAITVPMGYKETNQPMGLTFIAPTLSEAKLLELAYAYETISNMRKTPVDYEE; encoded by the coding sequence ATGAAAAGAATACTACTTCTACTAGCACTTTGTGCAATGGTCTCGTGTAAAGAAAGTTCAAATTCTAGCACTTCAGCTGCAATTACAGAAACTGTAAATGATACAACAGTTAAAGAACGCGAATTTGCAGTTTTAGACTCTAAGGTTTTAAACTTTGATAAACTTTGGGAGCCTTTCAACGAAGACTTAGCTCAATTTACTGATGCGGATTATGCCAGAGTAAAAATGTTAGCTTTTGAAAGAACAATACCTGAAATTCAGCGAGCTATAGTAGATGGCAAATTGAGTTATGAAGATTTGGTTTTATTTTATTTAAGCCGAATTAAAAAATACGATCGTAATAATGACCTATCTTTAAATTCGGTTATCGCATTAAATCCTAATGTGGTTGCAGAGGCTAGAACGCTTGATTTACAGGAAAAGCTTTTGGTAGATATGTATTCTATTCACGGAATGCCAATTTTGTTGAAAGATAATATCAATGCATCGGGAATGCCCACTACAGCCGGAGCAGTTGTTTTTGAAAATAACAACGCTGAAGATGCCTTTATAACCAAACAACTTAAAGCAAACGGAGCGCTAATTTTAGGAAAGGCAAACTTAAGTGAGTGGGCGTATTTCTTTTGTAACGATTGCCCAAGTGGGTATTCGGCTATTGGTGGCCAAACCTTAAACCCTTACGGCCGGAAAATTCATGATACCGGTGGTTCAAGCTCTGGGAGTGGAGTTTCTATGGCAGCAAATTTTGCGGTAGCTGCAGTAGGTTCAGAAACCAGTGGCTCTATACTTTCACCTTCCAGTTCAAATTCGGTTGTAGGTTTAAAACCTACGATTGGCTTGCTTTCTCGTGGCGGAATCGTTCCTATATCCAGTACGCTAGACACTCCCGGGCCAATGACACGCTCGGTTATTGATAATGCAATTTTGCTACAGGCGATGACAGGTTTTGATGATGAAGATGCTAAAGCAGTTTCTTTAAAGGCTCCAAAAACAGATTATGTTTTGGCATTAAAGAACCTTAATGCTTCTGAATATTTAAAAGGAAAGCGACTGGGTTATTATAAGAGTTATGAAGATACGTTGTATGTTCAGGCAGTAAATGCTTTAAAAGATGCCGGTGCCACTTTAATTGAACTTGAACGCTCAGAAATTGATTTACCTCAGTTTTTACGGTTATTGAATCTCGATATGCAAAAAGACTTACCGGATTATATTTCTAAATACGGAGCGAAAACCCTAGCTGTAAAAGATTTGAACGACATTACCGCGTATAACAAAGAAGATTCTCTAATCCGTATGCCGTACGGTCAAGAACTACTTTACGGAGTACTTGCCGATTCTGCCTCTACTGAAGAATTCACGGCGATTAAAGATATTTTAGAACGCAACGGAAGACAGTTTTTTGATGAACCCATTAAAGCAAATAACCTCGATGCAGTACTTTCTATAAATAACTATATGGCTGGTTTTGCTGCCGTGGCGAAGTATCCTGCGATTACAGTTCCTATGGGGTATAAAGAAACCAATCAGCCAATGGGACTTACCTTTATTGCACCAACGCTGTCTGAAGCAAAACTTCTGGAACTGGCGTATGCTTATGAGACCATTTCTAATATGAGAAAAACTCCTGTGGATTATGAGGAATAG
- a CDS encoding Hpt domain-containing protein, producing the protein MPTHYDLYQLEDMSGGDKEFMKTVVEAFLSEIPPDLESMKMAIDNDNHKMAYQFAHKMKPNLEMFGIDLIREISAMERWADSGKPTSVIRPQLDTIIELTNNAIVEMRKDWKM; encoded by the coding sequence ATGCCTACACATTATGACTTATACCAGCTAGAAGATATGTCTGGTGGTGACAAAGAATTTATGAAAACGGTTGTAGAGGCTTTTCTTTCTGAAATCCCGCCAGATTTAGAAAGTATGAAAATGGCCATTGATAATGATAATCATAAAATGGCCTATCAATTTGCACATAAGATGAAACCTAATCTCGAAATGTTCGGGATAGATCTTATACGTGAAATTTCAGCGATGGAGCGCTGGGCAGATAGCGGAAAACCTACTTCGGTAATACGTCCTCAATTAGATACTATTATAGAATTAACAAATAATGCGATTGTAGAAATGCGCAAAGATTGGAAGATGTAA